A region of Pontiella agarivorans DNA encodes the following proteins:
- a CDS encoding MotA/TolQ/ExbB proton channel family protein — protein sequence MNKKIITTAFCLSLVLAVTTFGQDGAAAEAAANVQKTTLWQMIKQGGWAMWPLGLMSMAMVYFIVQNALGLREKVLLRPDLIPEFIQMMKDKKIVEAHSLCKENETLFTYVFSAGLERCSTTREINLNKVKEAIDEASTEEITSYMKPIDYLSIIGATAPMLGLLGTVSGMIKAFQTIGSQGMGKPEALAGNIGEALVTTATGLLIAIPSMLAYYYFRNSFIKSTATLGRNIGGLLDTLETGELPLGFQGGEE from the coding sequence ATGAATAAGAAAATTATCACAACGGCTTTTTGCCTGAGTTTGGTTTTGGCCGTGACAACATTCGGCCAAGACGGAGCAGCTGCTGAAGCGGCTGCAAATGTTCAGAAAACCACACTGTGGCAGATGATCAAGCAGGGAGGCTGGGCCATGTGGCCGCTGGGCCTGATGTCAATGGCGATGGTCTATTTCATCGTTCAGAATGCCTTGGGACTGCGCGAAAAAGTGCTTTTGCGTCCGGACCTCATTCCGGAATTCATTCAGATGATGAAAGATAAAAAAATTGTTGAAGCACATAGCCTTTGCAAGGAAAATGAAACGCTCTTTACCTATGTATTCTCTGCCGGTCTCGAACGTTGTTCAACGACCCGGGAAATCAATCTGAACAAAGTGAAAGAAGCTATCGATGAAGCCTCTACGGAGGAGATCACTTCTTACATGAAGCCGATTGATTATCTTTCGATTATCGGTGCAACTGCTCCGATGCTCGGACTGCTCGGTACCGTATCCGGTATGATCAAGGCCTTCCAGACCATCGGTTCGCAGGGTATGGGTAAGCCGGAAGCACTCGCTGGAAACATTGGTGAGGCCCTTGTGACGACGGCGACCGGTCTGCTGATCGCGATTCCGTCCATGCTGGCATACTACTACTTCCGTAACAGCTTTATTAAATCCACAGCAACCCTCGGCCGTAACATTGGCGGTCTGCTCGATACCCTGGAAACCGGTGAACTTCCGCTCGGATTCCAAGGCGGCGAAGAGTAA
- a CDS encoding ExbD/TolR family protein, with protein MKLIEEMMNKKAELEIAPLIDVVFLLLIYFMVTASLVKKEADLSFMLPAKVDVTEPLDLPIEVLIEVSELGDIVINGMVFAKDQNNMDDLIGQLLSLKEAADSSGTDLIVNIMPADKALHGRIIRVMDACAAANVKNMSFSMSM; from the coding sequence ATGAAACTTATTGAAGAAATGATGAATAAGAAGGCTGAGCTGGAAATCGCTCCGCTGATTGACGTTGTATTCCTGCTGCTCATCTACTTTATGGTAACAGCCTCCCTCGTCAAAAAGGAAGCCGACCTCTCCTTCATGCTTCCTGCGAAGGTAGATGTGACAGAGCCGCTGGATCTCCCGATCGAAGTGCTGATCGAAGTTTCAGAGCTGGGCGATATCGTGATTAATGGAATGGTATTTGCAAAAGATCAGAACAATATGGATGATCTGATTGGTCAGTTGCTTTCGCTGAAAGAGGCTGCAGACTCTTCCGGCACTGATCTGATTGTCAATATCATGCCGGCCGATAAGGCATTACATGGGCGGATTATCCGTGTCATGGATGCCTGTGCGGCGGCCAACGTGAAAAACATGTCATTCAGTATGTCCATGTAA
- a CDS encoding ExbD/TolR family protein encodes MNIKGPSRDDVSIDMGPMIDLVFLLLIFFMVASVVTELEKVEVEIPESSHAKVPEDTKGRMMLSIDANNQVYVGTLAVTTEELKDYIATELDLNPDLRILIRADRRVEYKTCKDIMIACGEVGATDLIYATFEE; translated from the coding sequence ATGAATATTAAAGGACCATCCAGAGATGATGTTTCAATTGACATGGGGCCGATGATCGACCTTGTGTTCCTGCTGCTCATCTTCTTCATGGTGGCCTCTGTGGTAACGGAACTGGAAAAGGTCGAGGTGGAGATTCCTGAATCGTCCCACGCCAAAGTTCCTGAAGACACAAAAGGCCGTATGATGCTGTCCATTGACGCTAATAATCAGGTTTATGTCGGTACGCTTGCTGTAACGACTGAAGAGTTGAAAGACTATATTGCAACGGAGCTGGATCTTAATCCGGATCTGCGCATCCTGATTCGTGCGGATCGCCGCGTCGAATATAAGACGTGTAAGGATATTATGATCGCCTGCGGTGAAGTCGGAGCAACCGACCTCATCTATGCAACTTTCGAGGAATAG
- a CDS encoding insulinase family protein, whose protein sequence is MNDFELIRTEEVNELNTTAKIYRHIPTGAEILSMENDDENKCFGIAFRTPPSDSTGVAHILEHTVLCGSEKYPVKDPFVQLLKGSLQTFLNAFTYPDKTCYPVASQNLKDFHNLVDVYLDAVFNPRITEDFFMQEGWHYSLENKEDDLKFKGVVYNEMKGVYSSPDSLLMEASQQSLYPDTTYGLDSGGNPANIPDLTYEQFKAFHDSLYHPSNARIFFYGDDPVEERFKLLKGYLGQYTKSDPDSNVQLQPALPEPVRVEKSYAVSTDDEDPQPMFTVNWSLPSPTDAETVFAFNLLDHILLGTPASPLRKGLIESGLGEDITGGGIETHMIQMMYSIGLKGIDAENLDKGEALVFQILENLVKQGIDPDDIAAALNTFEFELRENNSGGFPRGLSLWLKSLNAWIYDADPLELIAFEEPLQHLKKRALEPGYFENMIREYFINNTHRSTVLLIPDREFSARTEKEEQDRLAAIKASMTEQQLNDIVTNTKRLLELQSTPDSDEALSTIPLLQREDLDKKVKTVPFTTQNILGTTVVKHDLFTNGILYLDIGLNLHGLDQEDLPYASLLGSILLEMGTQSEDYVTLSQRIAKATGGIYGTPFLSAQKDNETGITRFFLRGKCMTGQTKALLDIMHDILLTAKFDDKERFKQIVLEHKSELETGVVPRGHSAVMTRLKAQHHEAHWANEMMGGVEALFFIRKLADELDQNWDAILQRLEKIRQTLVCRDHILINVTVDPGAMETTIQTLEQFIENLPATGAFSSKVWKPAPFPESEALTAPTMVNYVGCAANLFDAGYKMHGSAMVITRYLQTAWLWEKIRVQGGAYGGMCAFDQRSGVFTFASYRDPNLENSLEVYKQTGEYLKNLQLSEDELTRALIGAIGTLDAYQLPDAKGYSSTMRYLLNYTDEERQKLRDEVLATTQAHFNTFGDVLIQAFENSAVSVLCSPESAERAGLLTRTKVL, encoded by the coding sequence ATGAACGATTTTGAGTTGATACGCACTGAAGAAGTCAACGAGCTGAACACCACCGCAAAAATCTACCGCCACATTCCCACCGGCGCGGAGATTCTTTCGATGGAAAACGACGACGAAAACAAGTGTTTCGGCATTGCTTTCCGCACCCCGCCGTCGGATTCCACCGGCGTGGCCCACATTCTTGAACACACCGTACTGTGCGGATCCGAAAAATATCCGGTAAAGGACCCCTTTGTACAGCTGCTCAAAGGTTCGCTGCAGACCTTCCTTAACGCGTTCACTTATCCCGACAAAACCTGCTATCCGGTCGCCAGCCAGAACCTCAAGGATTTCCATAATCTGGTGGATGTCTATCTCGATGCCGTTTTCAACCCGCGGATCACCGAAGATTTCTTTATGCAGGAAGGCTGGCACTACAGCCTGGAAAACAAGGAGGACGACCTTAAATTCAAAGGGGTCGTCTATAATGAAATGAAAGGCGTCTACTCCTCGCCCGACTCCCTGCTCATGGAAGCGTCCCAGCAATCGCTCTATCCCGACACCACCTACGGCCTTGATTCCGGCGGAAACCCGGCAAATATCCCCGACCTCACCTATGAACAATTCAAGGCTTTCCACGACAGCCTTTATCATCCATCCAACGCCCGCATTTTCTTTTATGGCGATGATCCGGTTGAGGAACGGTTTAAACTGCTGAAAGGCTATCTGGGGCAATACACTAAAAGTGACCCCGATTCCAATGTGCAGCTGCAACCGGCTCTGCCGGAACCGGTCCGCGTTGAAAAATCCTATGCCGTTTCTACCGACGATGAAGATCCGCAGCCGATGTTCACCGTCAACTGGTCGCTCCCCTCTCCGACCGATGCCGAAACCGTTTTCGCCTTCAACCTGCTCGACCATATTCTGCTCGGCACCCCGGCATCGCCGCTGCGCAAAGGACTCATTGAATCCGGCCTCGGCGAAGATATCACCGGCGGCGGCATTGAAACCCATATGATTCAGATGATGTATTCCATCGGCCTGAAAGGCATTGATGCCGAAAACCTGGATAAAGGCGAAGCCCTCGTTTTCCAGATCCTGGAAAATCTCGTCAAACAGGGCATCGATCCCGACGACATCGCAGCCGCACTGAACACCTTTGAATTCGAACTGCGCGAAAACAACTCGGGCGGATTTCCCCGCGGCCTTTCACTCTGGCTGAAATCGCTCAATGCCTGGATCTATGACGCCGATCCGCTGGAGCTCATCGCCTTTGAAGAACCGCTGCAGCATCTCAAAAAGCGGGCATTGGAACCCGGCTATTTTGAAAACATGATCCGTGAATATTTTATCAATAATACCCACCGTTCAACGGTATTGCTGATTCCCGATCGAGAGTTTTCCGCGCGCACGGAGAAAGAAGAACAGGACCGGCTTGCCGCCATCAAAGCCAGCATGACCGAACAGCAGCTTAACGATATTGTGACCAATACAAAACGGCTTCTTGAATTGCAATCCACGCCGGATTCCGATGAAGCACTCTCTACGATTCCCCTGCTGCAGCGCGAGGATCTTGATAAAAAAGTGAAAACAGTCCCCTTCACCACGCAAAATATTCTGGGTACCACCGTGGTGAAACATGACCTGTTCACCAACGGCATTCTCTATCTGGACATCGGCCTGAACCTCCACGGTCTGGACCAGGAAGATCTTCCCTACGCCTCATTACTCGGCAGTATTCTACTCGAAATGGGCACACAGTCGGAAGATTATGTAACGCTCTCGCAACGGATCGCCAAAGCAACCGGCGGCATATACGGCACCCCCTTCCTTTCTGCGCAAAAAGACAATGAAACGGGAATCACCCGCTTTTTCCTGCGCGGAAAATGCATGACGGGGCAGACCAAAGCGTTGCTGGATATTATGCACGACATCCTGCTTACCGCAAAATTTGACGACAAAGAACGCTTCAAACAGATCGTCCTCGAACATAAATCCGAGCTCGAAACCGGGGTGGTACCCCGAGGACATTCGGCCGTAATGACCCGCCTGAAAGCACAGCATCATGAAGCCCACTGGGCCAACGAAATGATGGGCGGCGTGGAAGCACTCTTTTTCATTCGCAAGTTGGCCGATGAGCTTGATCAAAACTGGGACGCCATTCTTCAACGGCTCGAAAAAATCCGGCAGACCCTTGTATGCCGCGATCATATCCTCATCAATGTCACCGTCGATCCCGGCGCCATGGAAACCACCATCCAGACTCTGGAACAGTTTATCGAAAACCTTCCGGCAACCGGGGCCTTTTCTTCCAAAGTCTGGAAACCCGCACCGTTTCCGGAATCGGAAGCCCTTACAGCACCGACCATGGTCAATTATGTAGGTTGCGCAGCCAACCTGTTCGATGCCGGCTATAAAATGCACGGTTCGGCCATGGTGATTACCCGCTATCTGCAAACCGCCTGGCTCTGGGAAAAAATCCGCGTTCAGGGCGGCGCCTATGGCGGCATGTGCGCCTTCGACCAGCGCTCCGGCGTATTCACCTTTGCCTCCTACCGCGACCCGAACCTTGAAAACTCTCTCGAGGTCTATAAGCAGACCGGAGAATATCTGAAAAACCTACAGTTAAGTGAAGACGAACTCACCCGTGCACTGATCGGTGCCATCGGCACGCTGGATGCTTATCAGTTGCCTGATGCCAAGGGCTATTCCAGCACCATGCGTTACCTGCTGAATTATACCGACGAAGAACGTCAGAAACTGCGCGATGAAGTGCTAGCCACCACGCAGGCTCATTTCAACACTTTTGGCGATGTCCTCATTCAGGCCTTTGAAAATTCAGCAGTATCCGTCCTCTGCTCTCCGGAATCCGCCGAACGCGCCGGACTGCTGACCAGAACCAAAGTGCTTTAA
- a CDS encoding lysophospholipid acyltransferase family protein, whose product MVKVLLTFLLWLVGIMPLFAVRGLGAFIGFVFGNVIRHHRTDAFQALERSMPELSAGERKAIINRMYRLQGVHFVEFIWYSMKGLDRVSQVVEIEGREHADEAFSRGKGMIALTAHIGCFELMPMATAAQGYKLSTIVKKIKDEAVNEVIEKLRSHEGLTFLSSRNAYRDCLKALRRNEAVGMIIDQNMTRDQGIFVDFFGMPACTSPGLAYMAAQSQAPVVPVFIYRKPDGTFRLKVQPMLEPPADRSDEAVYAATRRYNAVIEDAVREAPEQWIWMHRRWNTKPLEGQEIRRRLKKQAG is encoded by the coding sequence ATGGTTAAAGTATTACTCACATTTCTGCTCTGGTTGGTCGGGATCATGCCGTTGTTTGCGGTTCGGGGGCTCGGTGCATTCATCGGTTTTGTATTCGGAAACGTTATTCGGCATCACCGGACGGATGCGTTTCAGGCGTTGGAGCGGTCGATGCCGGAACTGTCGGCTGGAGAACGTAAGGCGATAATCAACCGGATGTACCGCCTGCAGGGGGTTCATTTTGTGGAGTTTATCTGGTATTCGATGAAGGGACTGGATCGGGTGAGCCAAGTCGTGGAGATTGAGGGGCGCGAACATGCGGACGAAGCGTTTAGCCGGGGAAAAGGGATGATTGCACTTACAGCGCATATCGGCTGTTTTGAGTTGATGCCCATGGCCACGGCGGCTCAGGGATATAAGCTCAGTACCATTGTGAAGAAAATCAAGGATGAGGCGGTGAACGAGGTGATTGAAAAACTTCGCTCCCATGAAGGGTTGACGTTCCTTTCGAGCAGAAATGCATATCGCGACTGCCTGAAGGCGCTGCGCCGAAATGAAGCCGTCGGTATGATTATCGATCAGAATATGACGCGCGATCAGGGGATTTTTGTCGATTTTTTCGGGATGCCGGCCTGTACGTCGCCGGGGTTGGCCTATATGGCGGCGCAATCGCAGGCGCCGGTTGTTCCGGTTTTCATTTACCGCAAGCCGGACGGAACGTTCCGGTTGAAAGTGCAACCCATGCTGGAGCCGCCGGCGGATCGTTCGGATGAGGCGGTGTATGCCGCGACGCGGAGGTATAATGCGGTGATTGAGGATGCGGTGCGTGAGGCGCCGGAGCAGTGGATCTGGATGCATCGCCGGTGGAATACAAAACCGTTGGAGGGACAGGAAATCCGTCGACGATTGAAAAAGCAGGCCGGTTGA
- a CDS encoding tetratricopeptide repeat protein, with amino-acid sequence MNKSIYSVALAGVFLAGAAVEAASLQAELMMPGGRSWKGNVVGRDGDWIEFSTDMGARPIRLGANTIKELVFDIKIDQEKLNEMNRNREYERVINALNSALKPYQDYKDIPSNLSRYNALLMELYYKTKDYPKTIDIAETIAADDRDTVLQEKARTYKVLALIDSGDAVAAEQLITEYGWSTDLTADASADKLYISSKLLVLKKQYADAMELVAKVIAFNSQDPEWMQPAELLCAQIYTELGRENPIMLDSAEEVIRQISLLYKNTNEDDLAQQLKAKIEQIRAEQELQKSIEESEA; translated from the coding sequence ATGAACAAATCTATATACAGTGTCGCACTCGCCGGTGTCTTTCTTGCCGGGGCCGCAGTTGAAGCCGCTTCGCTGCAGGCTGAGCTTATGATGCCGGGCGGGCGTTCCTGGAAGGGAAACGTGGTGGGGCGTGATGGCGACTGGATTGAGTTTTCCACCGACATGGGGGCACGACCGATTCGTCTGGGTGCAAACACCATTAAGGAACTTGTTTTCGATATAAAAATCGATCAGGAAAAACTCAATGAAATGAACCGGAATCGTGAATACGAGCGGGTGATCAATGCACTTAATTCGGCATTAAAGCCCTATCAGGATTATAAGGATATCCCTTCCAATCTGTCCCGCTACAACGCGTTGCTGATGGAACTCTATTACAAAACAAAAGATTATCCCAAAACGATTGATATTGCTGAAACCATCGCGGCCGATGACCGGGATACTGTGCTGCAGGAAAAAGCGCGTACTTATAAAGTGCTGGCGCTGATTGATTCGGGCGATGCGGTCGCCGCAGAACAGCTGATAACCGAATACGGCTGGAGCACAGATCTGACCGCGGATGCTTCTGCGGATAAGCTTTATATTTCGTCTAAGCTGTTGGTTTTAAAAAAGCAGTATGCCGATGCCATGGAGCTGGTTGCCAAAGTGATTGCATTCAACAGTCAGGACCCGGAATGGATGCAGCCGGCTGAATTGCTCTGTGCTCAGATTTACACCGAACTGGGCCGGGAAAATCCCATCATGCTTGATTCCGCCGAGGAGGTCATCCGGCAGATTTCCCTTTTGTACAAAAACACTAATGAAGATGACCTGGCTCAGCAGCTGAAGGCCAAGATCGAACAGATCCGTGCTGAACAGGAATTACAGAAATCCATTGAAGAGTCTGAAGCTTAA
- a CDS encoding 6-phosphogluconolactonase, protein MKIHSFNTAEDLIRQTLDILRKTLPTPGNMMLSGGSTPYVIYNRLAAAPCPVHAQRNLFLSDERMQPFNSDKNNAHNLLPMLQALDCHGNFLQVDTALSPAAAAEKYAQALEPMKSIDLGFLGMGNDGHTAGFFTPEQARIQNRLTLHTDRPDGMQGVSVTPAFFQRVEKIILLVTGESKRKILNTLINDPQSIAAGIALSSHPDCELWTDLVLT, encoded by the coding sequence ATGAAAATACACTCTTTTAACACGGCCGAAGACCTGATCCGCCAGACACTGGACATTTTACGCAAAACCCTTCCAACCCCTGGAAATATGATGCTCAGCGGCGGCTCCACACCCTATGTCATCTATAACCGCCTCGCGGCCGCCCCCTGCCCCGTGCATGCACAGCGCAACCTTTTCCTGAGCGATGAACGGATGCAACCGTTCAACTCCGATAAAAACAACGCCCACAACCTGCTTCCCATGCTCCAGGCACTAGACTGCCATGGAAACTTTCTGCAGGTCGATACCGCCCTTTCCCCGGCTGCCGCCGCCGAAAAATATGCACAAGCACTCGAACCGATGAAATCCATCGATCTGGGCTTTCTCGGAATGGGCAACGATGGACATACCGCCGGATTCTTCACGCCCGAACAGGCCCGCATTCAAAACCGGCTCACGCTCCACACCGACCGACCGGACGGTATGCAGGGCGTCAGCGTCACCCCCGCCTTTTTCCAGCGGGTGGAAAAGATCATCCTGCTCGTTACCGGAGAATCCAAGCGCAAAATCCTCAACACCCTGATAAACGACCCCCAATCCATTGCCGCCGGTATTGCCCTTTCTTCCCACCCCGATTGCGAGCTTTGGACCGATCTCGTCCTCACTTAA
- a CDS encoding tetratricopeptide repeat protein — MKFFCRSYGHALKTVLLVVALSTGTSFAQDYSSMGITDLVASADRMLQRWDYRGAIPALKEVINRTAPLTDPQGKETCQTCRFQLARAYYRVGDAPAGVKVLDEYLANEPRKRERMALRMMAQGFFDTEEWDKIEEISSRLLGFPDLEKEDLYNANLLLGQARFRLEKWAEAVEPLAYAADYAKDPHVEQLCQIMVVRALVEAENWRQLFGWVQRVYRTEAKYDITLNLTLMKAGRARFEDEDFLNALLLYRMVLPREKLLDHADKRIASLSAKLDADVKRGIPESDIQERRNEIDDIRESQKVLRDLPAYEDEVTFRIGQIYAEVKRYWEGYVLFDKLYQNDRVSEIGEASMLQSVLILYDIGQVAKAEKRILLYLQENPDGRYARTLLTMLLRDNLVKQNFNRVTEMRDNIEVLPQTDDSTELELQSDLNYMLAFGYFQKQDYKAAGEQFGVIIDNYPQSSHFGDSIYYRGMTYMMQANYAMALKDFQKYQTENEYGEHLSASLFREGVCRFGLEEIAEAEAVFSRFIEKFPEDVLVSEAYSMRGDIEAAKEATNEDPYTLDRALADYRKGIDKATTSMQASYAAFQAAKVYKLEYKWQEIIDLMNYYQDRWEEQADVAESTFWKGQAQIELGQVDEAVTAYLDAIERFGNEAEKNGVDKIIHELVSISNVHLSEGDRDSLSLRVKLKLTNIDPHYEVLRLRLQVTQVLLEGEDIAAAFGAELLEDDVPLKLTTPASLALMCDAAADMGDVEQMKRLSEYFIGNFEESDLLWHAYRAKTFMYLAEENYKDVLWSIDEAQGMFGAEPHMGWAQIIKADTEFKMGRLEEAEASYNMILGVPEWRGPLFAEAMFGMGNCAMAAGDLEKAHSFYQRVYLLFKSYSDGDWAAKGYLAAADVLKKMGREEDAVKTLQAMLEDVYTNTNPLAEQVRLQLKKYEGQ, encoded by the coding sequence ATGAAGTTTTTCTGCCGTTCTTACGGGCACGCATTAAAAACAGTGCTGTTGGTCGTTGCGCTGTCAACGGGAACCTCCTTTGCGCAGGATTATTCCTCCATGGGTATTACCGACCTTGTGGCATCCGCTGATCGTATGTTGCAGCGATGGGATTACCGGGGCGCTATTCCGGCGCTGAAAGAAGTGATTAATCGTACAGCTCCTTTGACGGATCCTCAGGGGAAGGAAACCTGTCAGACCTGCCGGTTTCAGCTGGCGCGTGCTTATTATCGGGTTGGGGATGCTCCGGCCGGAGTGAAGGTGCTGGATGAATATCTGGCAAATGAACCCCGTAAACGGGAACGAATGGCTCTGCGCATGATGGCTCAGGGTTTTTTTGATACCGAAGAGTGGGATAAGATAGAAGAGATTTCATCCCGACTGCTCGGATTCCCTGATTTGGAGAAAGAAGATCTCTATAATGCCAATCTCCTGCTGGGTCAGGCGCGTTTCCGGCTCGAAAAATGGGCGGAAGCCGTCGAGCCGCTGGCCTATGCGGCCGATTATGCGAAGGATCCACACGTTGAGCAACTTTGTCAGATTATGGTGGTCCGCGCTCTGGTGGAGGCGGAGAACTGGCGACAGTTGTTTGGGTGGGTGCAGCGGGTGTACCGTACCGAAGCGAAATATGATATCACGCTAAACCTGACGTTGATGAAAGCGGGCAGAGCCCGTTTTGAAGACGAAGATTTTCTTAACGCACTTTTGCTCTATCGTATGGTTCTGCCGCGTGAAAAATTGCTGGATCATGCCGACAAGCGTATTGCAAGTCTCAGCGCCAAACTAGATGCGGATGTCAAACGGGGGATTCCTGAGTCCGACATTCAGGAACGCCGTAATGAGATAGATGATATTCGTGAATCGCAGAAAGTGCTCAGAGATCTTCCGGCATACGAGGATGAGGTTACCTTTCGGATCGGTCAGATTTATGCAGAGGTGAAGCGCTATTGGGAGGGCTACGTCCTCTTCGATAAGCTTTATCAGAATGATCGAGTAAGTGAAATCGGTGAAGCATCCATGTTGCAGTCTGTTTTGATTCTCTACGATATCGGACAGGTTGCAAAAGCTGAGAAGCGTATCTTGCTTTATCTTCAGGAAAATCCGGATGGCCGGTATGCCCGTACGTTGCTTACCATGCTGTTGCGTGACAACCTCGTGAAACAGAATTTCAACCGTGTCACAGAAATGCGCGATAATATTGAAGTACTTCCGCAGACTGATGACTCAACGGAACTCGAGTTGCAGTCCGATTTGAATTACATGCTGGCTTTCGGTTATTTCCAGAAACAGGACTATAAAGCGGCCGGAGAACAGTTCGGTGTTATTATTGATAACTATCCGCAAAGTTCGCACTTTGGAGATTCCATCTACTATCGCGGTATGACCTATATGATGCAGGCCAACTACGCGATGGCCTTGAAGGATTTTCAGAAGTATCAGACGGAAAATGAATATGGCGAACATCTGTCCGCTTCACTGTTCCGTGAAGGGGTCTGTCGTTTCGGTCTCGAAGAAATTGCAGAGGCCGAAGCCGTATTCAGCAGGTTTATCGAAAAATTCCCGGAAGATGTGCTTGTTTCCGAAGCCTACAGCATGCGGGGTGATATTGAAGCGGCCAAAGAAGCCACGAATGAAGATCCTTATACGCTGGATCGTGCGCTTGCTGACTACCGTAAAGGCATTGATAAAGCGACTACGTCGATGCAGGCGTCCTATGCCGCATTTCAGGCGGCCAAGGTTTATAAACTGGAGTATAAGTGGCAGGAAATTATCGACCTGATGAACTATTATCAGGATAGGTGGGAGGAGCAGGCTGATGTGGCGGAATCCACCTTCTGGAAAGGGCAGGCCCAGATTGAACTGGGACAGGTTGATGAAGCCGTTACCGCCTATCTGGATGCCATTGAACGTTTCGGAAACGAAGCGGAAAAAAATGGTGTGGATAAAATCATTCATGAGCTGGTCTCGATTTCGAATGTCCACCTCAGCGAAGGCGATCGTGACAGTTTGTCGCTACGGGTTAAATTAAAACTGACCAATATCGATCCGCATTACGAAGTTTTGCGCCTTCGGTTGCAGGTTACTCAGGTTCTACTCGAAGGCGAAGATATCGCAGCGGCTTTCGGTGCGGAACTGCTTGAAGACGATGTGCCGCTGAAACTGACCACGCCGGCATCCCTTGCACTGATGTGTGATGCGGCGGCTGATATGGGCGATGTGGAGCAAATGAAGCGCCTGAGTGAATACTTTATCGGGAATTTTGAGGAATCTGATCTGTTGTGGCATGCCTACCGCGCAAAGACATTCATGTATCTTGCTGAAGAGAACTATAAGGATGTGCTGTGGTCGATTGATGAGGCTCAGGGTATGTTCGGTGCCGAACCTCATATGGGCTGGGCGCAGATCATCAAGGCGGATACGGAATTCAAGATGGGCCGGCTGGAGGAGGCCGAGGCTTCCTATAATATGATCCTGGGGGTTCCGGAATGGCGCGGACCGCTGTTTGCAGAGGCCATGTTCGGTATGGGCAACTGTGCTATGGCTGCCGGTGATCTGGAAAAAGCACATAGTTTCTATCAGCGCGTTTATCTGCTCTTCAAGAGCTATTCGGATGGCGACTGGGCAGCTAAAGGCTATCTTGCAGCGGCCGATGTGCTCAAAAAAATGGGACGTGAGGAAGATGCCGTTAAAACGCTTCAGGCGATGCTGGAGGATGTGTACACCAATACCAATCCGCTGGCAGAGCAGGTTCGTTTGCAGCTTAAGAAATACGAGGGACAATAA